One Solanum pennellii chromosome 9, SPENNV200 DNA segment encodes these proteins:
- the LOC107030831 gene encoding dirigent protein 17-like, protein MDFSGKENEVEECLPPGVFEIPGEPAVAINGLPPISPNVDDTFLPCPVVTDTESYKNVVFGQLFEGRQVHKLSGDNYYNGKVIRFDEETGWFRVKYEDGNNEDLEWHELEEVLQPLDINIPLEKVIKKFMKKKH, encoded by the coding sequence ATGGATTTTTCAGGCAAAGAAAATGAAGTGGAAGAGTGTTTACCACCCGGAGTGTTTGAGATACCTGGAGAGCCAGCTGTTGCTATTAATGGATTGCCTCCCATTTCTCCAAATGTTGATGACACCTTTTTACCCTGCCCAGTAGTTACTGATACAGAATCATATAAGAATGTTGTTTTTGGTCAATTGTTTGAAGGAAGACAAGTTCACAAGTTATCTGGAGATAATTATTACAATGGAAAAGTTATTAGATTTGATGAGGAAACTGGTTGGTTTAGGGTGAAGTATGAAGATGGTAACAACGAAGATCTTGAGTGGCATGAGTTGGAAGAAGTTCTTCAGCCTTTGGACATTAATATTCCATTggaaaaagtaattaaaaagttCATGAAGAAAAAACACTAA
- the LOC107030368 gene encoding uncharacterized protein LOC107030368 gives MSSPWPFVAWGMDVIDTIDPAASNGQRFILVAIDYFTKWVEAVSYKSMTKKVVADFVCNNLICRAVEDANKNIKKILRKMIDNHRVRTLIGATPYLLVYGIEVVIPAEVEIPSLRIIQEARLSNAELVRKRIDQLIFIDEKRMVADEYKEKFSTNWKGTYMVRKVLSGGALILLEMDGIAWPKPINSDVDKIYYV, from the exons atgagttcaccttggccatttgtagcttggggtaTGGATGTCATCGATACGATAGATCCAGCCGCTTCTAATGGACAAAGATTtattttggttgccattgattatttcaccaagtgggtggaagcagttTCTTACAAGTCGATgaccaagaaagttgtagctGATTTTGTTTGCAACAATCTGATCTGCAG AGCTGTAGAGGAtgccaataagaatatcaagaagattTTGAGGAAGATGATTGACAATCACCGAG TCAGAACGTTGATTGGAGCAACTCCATACTTGCTGGTATATGGAATAGAAGTagtcatacctgctgaagttgaAATACCGTctttgagaatcatccaagaagctaGGTTGAGTAACGCTGAATTGGTTAGAAAGAGAATCGATCAGTTAATTTTTATTGacgagaagagaatggttgcc GATGAGTACAAAGAAAAATTCTCTACAAATTGGAAAGGAACCTACATGGTTCGCaaagtattatctggaggtgctttgATCCTGTTGGAGATGGATGGTATCGCATGGCCGAAACCGATAAACTCAGATGTTGACAAGATATACTATGTGTGA